GTCTTTCAGAAAAGATTTTTCAACTCTCTTTTACCGCTCGTGCATTGTTTCTTCAACTTCTATAATcatcatgcgtgtctacctgCAACGGTATAGAGGTGAGTTAGGCTTGGCCGGAAAACACTTTAGCTAGATTTACCTGAATGTAACTTTCATAGCCATATGGAAGGAAATCAGGTTCTCAATTAGGCTTGATTAACCCCAGTGCCATcctattttctcaaaatgttccCTGCTCAGAGCTTTGGTGAAGATGTCTGCAATTTGATCTTATGTACTTCAGAACTTCATGCAAATAAGCCCCTTCTCCACATTGTCTCCGAGAAAATGATGTCTcacatcaatgtgcttggttctcttGTGCTGGACCggattctttgccatgttgagtgCACTGGTGTTGTCACATAGAAGAGGTACACAGTTAGTGTATACTCCAAAATCCTCCAAATATTGTTTAATCCACAAGAGTTAGGCATAGTAAGAAGCTGCAACAACATATTCTGCTTCATCTGTTGAGAGAGCTACAAAGTTTTGCTTCCTTGTGCCCCATGAAATCAGACAGGATCCTAGGAAGTGAGCTATTCCGGATGTGCTTTTCCTGTCCACCAAGTAACATGCATAATATGCATCAGCATACCCAACAAGATTAAAATTGTCACCTGAAGGGTAATATAGAACCAGGTCCTGTGTTCCCTTAAGATATCTCAGAATCCTTTTGGCAGCCTTTAGGTGAGATTCCTTGGGGTTTGACTGGAACCTTGAACATAGCCCCACACTGAATACAATATCTGGTCTACTGGCAGTGATATAGAGGAGAGATCCAATAATGCCTCGATACATTGTTTGATTTACGAAAGAGCTAGGTTCATCAAAGTCCAATCTAGTGGCAGTGGCAATGGGAGTGTCGATCACTTTTGATTCTTCCATATCAAACCTCTTCAAAAGCTCCTTGATATATTTCTGCTGACTGATACAGGTTCCCTTCGTGGACTGCTTCATTGAAGACCCAAGAAAAAATTTAGCTCCTCCATCAGGCTCATCTCAAACTCACTTCCTATGAGTTTTGCAAATTTCTCACAAAGTGAGTCAACTGTTGCCACAAAGAtaatatcatcaacgtatacctgaacaatgagcaggttccttcctcgtttcttcagaaacagagtgttgtcaatttttcctcttgtaaagccattttctaaGAGAAActttgacaacctttcataccaagctcgaGGAGCCTGCTTCAAACCATACAATGACTTGTCCAATTTGAACACATATTCAGGATGTTCATGACATTCAAAACCTGGAGTTTGCTTAACATAGACTTCTTCCTTGAGAAAACtattcagaaatgcacttttgacatccatttggaacaaggTGAATTCCATATGTGATGCAAAGGCAATGAGAATTCTGATGGCTTCCATATGAGCAACTGGAGTGAAGGTCTCATCATAATCAATCCATTCCTCCTG
This sequence is a window from Nicotiana tomentosiformis chromosome 5, ASM39032v3, whole genome shotgun sequence. Protein-coding genes within it:
- the LOC138892104 gene encoding secreted RxLR effector protein 161-like, with the protein product MKQSTKGTCISQQKYIKELLKRFDMEESKVIDTPIATATRLDFDEPSSFVNQTMYRGIIGSLLYITASRPDIVFSVGLCSRFQSNPKESHLKAAKRILRYLKGTQDLVLYYPSGDNFNLVGYADAYYACYLVDRKSTSGIAHFLGSCLISWGTRKQNFVALSTDEAEYVVAASYYA